One window from the genome of Myxocyprinus asiaticus isolate MX2 ecotype Aquarium Trade chromosome 30, UBuf_Myxa_2, whole genome shotgun sequence encodes:
- the LOC127421112 gene encoding patr class I histocompatibility antigen, alpha chain E-like, with amino-acid sequence MKNRQEHHEDVELGKLLPNEDGTFQKTKTLTVTPDEWKNQYSCLVEWSGLIPIPKVMVNRPKNGNSDPVGIIVGVVVVILLVVISVIGYFVYQKKRRTETTVGEHGFLVIGINYSTFFECDRSE; translated from the exons ATGAAAAACAGACAGGAGCATCATGAGGATGTGGAACTGGGTAAACTTCTTCCCAACGAGGATGGAACCTTCCAGAAGACGAAAACACTCACAGTTACACCTGATGAGTGGAAGAACCAGTACAGCTGTTTGGTAGAATGGAGTGGACTCATCCCGATTCCAAAAGTCATGGTGAACAGGCCAAAAAATG GAAACTCTGATCCAGTTGGCATCATTGTTGGTGTTGTTGTTGTGATCCTGTTGGTTGTCATCAGTGTCATCGGGTATTTTGTGTATCAGAAGAAAAGGAGGACAG AGACAACTGTGGGAGAACATGGGTTTTTAGTTATTGGTATTAATTATTCAACTTTTTTTGAATGTGATCGAAGTGAGTGA